From a single Acidobacteriota bacterium genomic region:
- a CDS encoding polyprenyl synthetase family protein, whose protein sequence is MQTFAATKRELFPDSTARRIFGLIKREMSLVEDEFERQAASNIQVINYLGDYLRSSGGKRVRPALLILTNHAVGGRGSAENVIRLATVMEMLHTATLVHDDIIDNADLRRNRSSVNARFGNQTAVLMGDWLYMSAFETSLRERSLEILDILTRLTRKMTEGELIQLTMIGNVEISEDEYYDILRRKTAYLFSGCCEIGAILGNARPEVQVAVRDYGMNLGIAFQLADDLLDLTSDDTSLGKAAGSDLLEGKVTLPLILLMRERPSLRAELEAIMYAGSYPEGVRERLSEEMRSLQILDKIRDIAAEHTQAARKNLEILPKNEYRESLSSILDYVIERNR, encoded by the coding sequence ATGCAGACGTTTGCGGCTACAAAGAGGGAACTCTTTCCCGATTCGACCGCCCGCCGGATCTTCGGCCTTATCAAGCGCGAAATGTCGCTGGTTGAGGACGAGTTCGAGCGGCAGGCGGCATCAAACATTCAGGTCATCAATTATCTTGGCGACTACCTGCGTTCCTCGGGTGGCAAGCGGGTGCGTCCGGCTCTTTTGATCCTCACCAATCATGCCGTCGGTGGCCGCGGCTCGGCGGAGAATGTCATTCGGCTGGCGACCGTGATGGAGATGCTCCATACGGCGACGCTCGTCCACGACGACATCATCGACAACGCCGACCTTCGCCGCAATCGTTCCTCGGTCAATGCACGCTTCGGCAATCAGACGGCCGTGCTGATGGGCGATTGGCTCTATATGTCGGCGTTCGAGACATCGCTCCGCGAACGGTCGCTTGAGATCCTCGACATCCTGACGCGGCTGACCCGCAAGATGACCGAAGGCGAGCTGATCCAGCTAACGATGATCGGAAACGTCGAGATCAGCGAGGATGAATATTACGACATTCTGCGGCGAAAGACGGCGTATCTTTTCTCGGGCTGTTGCGAGATCGGTGCGATACTCGGTAACGCGAGGCCCGAGGTACAGGTCGCGGTGCGAGACTACGGGATGAACCTCGGCATCGCGTTTCAACTTGCCGATGATCTTCTGGACCTGACCTCCGACGATACATCGCTCGGCAAGGCCGCGGGTTCCGATCTTTTGGAAGGCAAGGTAACTCTGCCGCTGATACTCCTCATGCGCGAGCGACCGAGCCTTCGTGCCGAACTCGAAGCGATAATGTACGCGGGTAGCTATCCGGAGGGCGTAAGGGAACGGCTTTCGGAAGAAATGCGGTCACTGCAAATCCTTGACAAGATAAGGGATATCGCGGCGGAACATACACAGGCCGCGAGAAAAAATCTTGAAATTCTGCCCAAAAACGAGTATCGTGAGTCTTTAAGCTCGATACTTGACTACGTTATCGAGCGAAATCGCTGA
- the lepB gene encoding signal peptidase I: MALSMVASSCLVPVVFEGMSMSPAIEDGDRILFSMYVSEVERGDIIQFRHPKEPQKSYVKRVVGLPQETIEIRDGEVFVNDVRLDEPYVDSQYNQMKTAVPPRLIPHGHYYVLGDNRDNSSDSRLWGTVEESLIERKYYWKYASGSSR, encoded by the coding sequence TTGGCACTTAGCATGGTGGCGAGTTCCTGCTTGGTGCCGGTTGTGTTTGAGGGGATGTCGATGAGTCCGGCGATCGAAGATGGCGATCGGATTCTTTTCTCAATGTATGTGAGTGAGGTTGAACGTGGAGATATCATCCAGTTCAGACACCCAAAGGAACCACAGAAGTCTTACGTAAAGCGGGTTGTCGGCCTGCCGCAGGAAACGATTGAGATCAGGGATGGAGAGGTCTTTGTTAATGACGTTCGCTTGGATGAACCTTACGTTGACTCTCAGTACAACCAAATGAAAACCGCTGTCCCACCACGATTGATCCCGCATGGTCATTATTATGTTCTCGGAGACAATCGAGATAATTCATCGGATTCTCGATTATGGGGAACCGTCGAAGAATCGCTTATAGAGAGAAAGTATTATTGGAAGTACGCGTCAGGTTCAAGTCGGTAA
- a CDS encoding YajQ family cyclic di-GMP-binding protein, whose amino-acid sequence MAKENSFDIVSKTDYAEVTNAINQTTKEVSQRFDFKGSKATVELQDKDLLLAAEDETKLRNMNDILQGKLVKRGISLKALDYQKVEAAAGSTVRQTVKIQQGIPIDKAKEIVKFIKDEKLKVQASIQGETVRVSGKDRDTLQDVIAKLKATDFGIDMQFDNYRSN is encoded by the coding sequence ATGGCAAAGGAAAACTCATTCGATATCGTTTCTAAGACCGACTACGCCGAGGTAACGAACGCGATAAACCAGACGACAAAAGAGGTCTCGCAGCGGTTCGATTTTAAGGGCAGCAAGGCGACGGTCGAGCTTCAGGACAAGGACCTTCTGCTTGCGGCCGAGGACGAAACGAAGCTCCGCAATATGAACGACATCCTGCAGGGCAAGCTGGTCAAACGTGGGATTTCGCTCAAGGCTCTTGATTATCAAAAGGTCGAAGCCGCCGCCGGCAGCACGGTTCGTCAAACGGTAAAGATCCAACAGGGAATCCCCATCGACAAGGCAAAGGAGATCGTCAAGTTCATCAAAGACGAGAAGCTGAAGGTCCAGGCGTCGATCCAGGGCGAGACTGTCCGCGTTTCCGGCAAGGACCGCGACACGCTCCAGGACGTGATCGCGAAGCTAAAGGCAACCGACTTTGGCATCGATATGCAGTTTGATAATTATCGGAGTAACTGA
- a CDS encoding TatD family hydrolase, with protein sequence MLIDSHCHIDGPQFDEDRDDVVQRAMEAGVSAMLNVGTGDPHSDDFRRAVQVAEKYENVWASVGVHPHDAKLYDDRAEEHLLELARSSEKVIAWGEIGLDYYYDHSPRDVQREVFRRQIRLAKELELPIIVHSRDANDDTVEILTEEFGRRADTLVRMSVVSTRKSAAELEGVGVNGVVAGGTGDADKSVRAPGIMHCFGGTSEMALALMEVGFFISFAGNVTFKKAEELREAARVVPLERLLVETDCPFLTPVPHRGKRNEPAMVVHTAQFLAELKGVEFDVLARQTTENFSSLFRIDPSVATS encoded by the coding sequence ATGCTGATCGATTCGCATTGCCATATTGACGGGCCGCAGTTCGACGAGGACCGCGATGATGTTGTTCAGCGGGCGATGGAGGCCGGAGTATCGGCGATGCTCAATGTTGGGACGGGCGACCCGCATTCTGATGATTTTCGGCGTGCCGTGCAGGTGGCAGAAAAGTATGAAAACGTTTGGGCAAGCGTTGGGGTTCATCCCCACGATGCGAAGCTTTATGATGATCGGGCCGAGGAGCACTTGCTCGAACTTGCCCGAAGCTCAGAGAAGGTCATCGCCTGGGGCGAGATTGGCCTCGATTATTATTACGACCACAGCCCGCGGGACGTCCAACGCGAGGTCTTCCGCCGGCAGATCCGGCTCGCGAAAGAGCTTGAATTGCCGATCATCGTCCACAGCCGCGACGCCAACGACGACACGGTAGAAATATTAACCGAGGAATTCGGACGGAGAGCGGACACTCTTGTCCGCATGAGCGTCGTTTCGACGCGAAAGAGCGCGGCTGAATTAGAAGGTGTTGGTGTTAACGGTGTTGTCGCCGGGGGAACCGGCGATGCGGACAAGAGTGTCCGCGCTCCGGGAATAATGCATTGTTTTGGCGGGACGTCGGAGATGGCGTTGGCGTTAATGGAAGTTGGTTTTTTCATCTCCTTCGCGGGGAACGTTACGTTCAAAAAGGCTGAGGAGCTTCGCGAGGCGGCGCGGGTCGTCCCGCTCGAGCGTCTGCTGGTCGAAACAGATTGTCCGTTCCTTACGCCGGTCCCGCATCGCGGCAAGCGGAACGAACCGGCGATGGTCGTGCATACTGCGCAGTTTTTGGCGGAGCTAAAGGGCGTTGAGTTCGATGTGCTGGCCAGGCAGACCACCGAAAATTTCTCGAGCCTCTTCCGCATCGATCCATCGGTTGCGACAAGCTAG
- a CDS encoding TatD family hydrolase, translated as MLIDSHCHIDGPQFDEDRDEVATRAGQAGVVANLKPRKMRGLESQGMICAASLEDGTGEKPALTTFFENVDIGARLK; from the coding sequence ATGTTGATCGATTCGCATTGCCATATTGACGGGCCGCAGTTCGATGAGGATCGGGATGAGGTTGCCACGAGGGCGGGCCAAGCAGGCGTGGTCGCAAACCTCAAGCCCCGAAAAATGCGCGGCCTCGAATCGCAAGGAATGATCTGCGCCGCCTCGCTCGAAGACGGCACCGGCGAAAAACCGGCCCTCACAACGTTTTTCGAGAACGTCGATATCGGCGCCCGACTCAAGTAG
- a CDS encoding BrnT family toxin has translation MRFEWDQEKAERNLKKHGVSFDEAQTVFGDELARIFDDEIHSFEEKRHVIFGHSSLNNLLIVGFTERGGDKIRIISARQATPKESRRYAN, from the coding sequence ATGCGATTTGAATGGGATCAAGAAAAGGCCGAGAGAAATCTGAAAAAGCACGGAGTTAGCTTTGACGAGGCTCAGACGGTGTTTGGAGACGAATTGGCACGCATCTTTGATGATGAAATTCACTCCTTCGAGGAAAAACGGCATGTGATCTTCGGACATTCGTCTTTGAATAATTTGCTAATTGTGGGCTTTACCGAACGCGGTGGTGATAAAATCAGGATTATTAGTGCAAGGCAAGCTACGCCTAAAGAGAGCCGAAGGTATGCAAATTGA
- the metG gene encoding methionine--tRNA ligase produces the protein MNSFYVTTPIYYANSLPHLGHLYTTIVADVLHRYKTQRGFDVLFLTGTDEHGINIQRAAEKAGKTPKEQVDFIAGELKRMFSDFGLGPESGGYDIFMRTTEPFHYEGVRHLWQRIAAGKTPKGNDNIYKGHYEGWFCAPCAAFKQEDEYITPEGSDIPNCLIHERPLDRVSEESYFFRLSDFDEFLLQTIEGDPEILKPESRRNEAISFIKGGLQDLSISREKRSVAWGVPVPGDDDHVMYVWLDALSNYITALGYGNGRENAPGFEKYWQNAVHLVGKDILRFHTVYWFSFLKAAGLPLPKTVYAHGMWLDADGRKMGKTLGNVIDVDLLHKHFQVDAVRYFCLREMVFGQDGKFGYENLIDRANADLASGLGNLLSRTISMLHKYRDGRVPNGKIAEENYIHARRAGLDPDGGEIVHVLEHARDEFLRRFDNFEFSQALEGIWAVIARIDKMISDAKPWELVKDERQAETLNAVLYRAAETLRWIGAMVYPVMPSSATRIFAQLGLGGDDLSRLDPAKLKWGGLEAGAAIGAAEGIFPRIDKAKTMSEIKESVVEAPASEGGQQETPASIDAQVEEGKFITIDDFIKVDLRVGEIKVAERVPNADKLLRFEVDLGEEKPRQILAGLAEYYDPEPLVGRKVVVVANLKPRKMRGLESQGMICAASLEDGTGEKPALATFIENVDIGARLK, from the coding sequence ATGAACTCTTTTTACGTCACAACCCCGATCTACTACGCCAACAGCCTGCCGCATCTCGGGCATCTCTACACGACCATCGTCGCGGATGTCCTGCATCGCTATAAGACGCAGCGAGGGTTTGATGTGCTTTTCTTAACCGGTACGGATGAGCACGGAATAAACATCCAGCGGGCAGCGGAAAAGGCCGGTAAAACGCCGAAAGAGCAAGTAGATTTTATTGCGGGCGAGCTAAAGCGGATGTTCAGTGATTTCGGCCTTGGGCCGGAGAGCGGCGGATACGACATCTTTATGCGGACGACCGAGCCCTTTCACTACGAGGGCGTACGGCATCTCTGGCAGCGGATCGCGGCGGGGAAAACGCCGAAAGGTAACGACAATATCTACAAAGGCCATTACGAGGGCTGGTTCTGCGCCCCTTGCGCGGCGTTCAAGCAGGAAGATGAGTATATAACTCCGGAAGGTTCAGATATTCCGAATTGCCTGATCCACGAACGTCCCCTCGACCGCGTCTCTGAAGAAAGCTATTTCTTTCGGCTTTCGGACTTCGATGAATTCCTACTTCAGACCATCGAGGGCGACCCGGAAATACTTAAACCGGAATCTCGGCGTAATGAGGCCATCTCATTCATAAAAGGCGGGTTACAGGATCTCTCGATCAGCCGCGAAAAGCGATCCGTCGCATGGGGCGTGCCGGTTCCGGGCGATGATGACCACGTAATGTACGTTTGGCTCGACGCCCTTTCGAACTACATAACGGCCCTCGGCTATGGGAACGGCCGCGAAAATGCACCGGGATTTGAGAAATATTGGCAGAATGCCGTTCACCTGGTCGGAAAGGACATTCTGAGGTTTCACACCGTCTATTGGTTCTCGTTCCTCAAGGCCGCGGGACTGCCGCTGCCGAAAACAGTTTACGCCCATGGCATGTGGCTTGATGCCGACGGCCGCAAGATGGGCAAGACGCTCGGCAATGTCATCGACGTCGATCTGCTTCATAAGCATTTTCAAGTGGATGCGGTTCGGTATTTTTGCCTGCGGGAGATGGTTTTCGGGCAGGACGGCAAATTTGGCTATGAGAACCTGATCGACCGGGCAAATGCCGACCTAGCGAGCGGGCTTGGCAATTTGCTGAGCCGAACCATCTCGATGCTTCATAAATATCGAGATGGCCGAGTGCCGAACGGCAAGATTGCTGAAGAGAATTACATCCACGCAAGGCGTGCCGGGCTTGACCCCGACGGCGGCGAGATAGTTCACGTCCTCGAACATGCACGCGATGAGTTTCTTCGTCGGTTCGATAATTTTGAGTTCAGCCAGGCACTTGAGGGCATTTGGGCGGTAATCGCCAGGATCGACAAGATGATCTCGGACGCAAAGCCCTGGGAGTTGGTCAAGGACGAACGGCAGGCCGAGACGCTCAACGCCGTGCTATACCGGGCGGCCGAAACGCTCCGCTGGATCGGGGCGATGGTCTATCCGGTGATGCCGTCATCGGCGACGAGGATATTTGCACAGCTTGGGCTCGGCGGCGATGATCTCTCGCGACTCGACCCGGCAAAGTTAAAATGGGGCGGGCTCGAGGCCGGGGCGGCGATCGGAGCGGCCGAAGGGATTTTTCCAAGGATCGATAAAGCTAAAACAATGAGCGAAATAAAAGAAAGTGTAGTTGAGGCGCCTGCCTCGGAAGGCGGCCAGCAAGAAACTCCGGCATCTATTGATGCTCAGGTCGAAGAAGGCAAGTTCATCACCATCGATGATTTCATCAAGGTCGATCTCCGCGTCGGCGAGATAAAGGTTGCCGAACGCGTGCCGAACGCCGACAAGCTTCTGCGTTTCGAGGTTGATCTCGGCGAAGAAAAACCGCGGCAGATTCTCGCCGGCCTCGCCGAATATTACGACCCCGAACCGCTCGTCGGCCGGAAGGTCGTCGTCGTCGCGAACCTAAAGCCAAGAAAAATGCGCGGCCTCGAATCGCAAGGAATGATCTGCGCCGCCTCGCTCGAAGACGGCACCGGCGAAAAACCGGCCCTTGCCACATTCATAGAGAACGTCGACATCGGAGCCAGATTGAAATGA
- a CDS encoding M28 family peptidase, which produces MKKILLFVVAMSVLVSGIPAQTMEARFDAAKIRERVKRLSADDFEGRGPGNAGSKKAADYIAAQMKAAGIKPGNGKSYFQNVKLVGVKVDPATQLAVSRGNETKNFKFGDDFVATTGAQRSNVSVDADVVFMGYGVEAPLYKWNDYSGPAEDYRGKVLMIMVNDPPATAEEPNLFGGKALTYYGRWTYKYEEAARRGAAGVILIHTNESAGYGWNVVRTSFGGPRSEIFRAPGDKTPYLDLMSWVTNDTAAAMMKQAGVDYEGLRKKAATRDFRPVKTGLRVKIDLKAATTTFESPNIVGKIEGSDKALRDQYVIYTAHWDHLGIGEPDASGDRIYNGAYDNASGVSAVIGIGEAIVKMKKAERPKRSIYFLFPAAEEQGLLGAEYFAQNPLIPLNKIAGNVNIDGVNFFGRTKDFSALGAERSTLGPLVEAVGRERSMTLEGDMRPEQGFFFRSDHFPFAKVGVPAVSLRHGDDFVKPLEGTALEFFSNYTAKYYHQPSDQYYDWWDAAAMVQNAELGLAIGLKIANAAAMPRYLETDEFADADKKRMAK; this is translated from the coding sequence ATGAAAAAGATACTTTTATTCGTTGTTGCGATGTCCGTGCTGGTGTCCGGAATTCCGGCTCAGACAATGGAAGCCAGGTTCGATGCCGCGAAAATTCGCGAAAGGGTTAAAAGGCTTTCGGCCGACGATTTCGAAGGCCGCGGGCCGGGAAATGCCGGGAGCAAGAAAGCGGCTGATTACATCGCCGCCCAGATGAAAGCCGCGGGCATCAAACCCGGAAACGGCAAGAGCTATTTTCAGAATGTGAAGCTTGTCGGAGTGAAGGTGGATCCGGCAACGCAGCTCGCTGTTAGCCGCGGGAACGAGACAAAGAATTTCAAGTTCGGCGATGATTTTGTGGCGACGACCGGTGCTCAGCGAAGCAATGTCTCGGTCGATGCCGATGTCGTTTTCATGGGATACGGCGTCGAGGCACCGCTCTACAAATGGAACGACTACAGCGGCCCGGCCGAGGATTACCGCGGCAAGGTGCTGATGATAATGGTCAATGACCCGCCCGCGACCGCCGAGGAGCCGAACCTTTTCGGCGGCAAGGCACTGACGTATTACGGCCGCTGGACGTACAAGTACGAAGAGGCTGCCCGACGCGGTGCTGCGGGCGTGATCCTTATTCACACGAACGAATCGGCAGGCTATGGCTGGAACGTCGTCCGCACGTCATTCGGCGGGCCGCGGTCGGAGATATTCAGGGCTCCCGGCGACAAGACTCCGTACCTCGACTTGATGTCTTGGGTCACCAACGACACCGCGGCCGCAATGATGAAGCAGGCGGGTGTTGATTACGAAGGACTGAGGAAAAAGGCGGCAACACGCGACTTCCGTCCGGTAAAGACGGGGCTCAGGGTCAAGATCGACCTCAAAGCCGCGACGACTACCTTTGAATCGCCAAACATCGTCGGCAAGATCGAAGGAAGCGATAAGGCACTTCGCGACCAGTATGTGATCTACACAGCCCACTGGGACCATTTGGGTATCGGCGAGCCCGACGCTAGCGGTGATCGAATCTACAACGGAGCGTATGATAACGCCTCGGGAGTTTCTGCAGTCATCGGTATCGGCGAGGCGATCGTGAAGATGAAAAAGGCCGAGCGGCCAAAGCGTTCGATCTATTTCTTGTTTCCCGCTGCCGAGGAGCAAGGCTTGCTCGGGGCTGAGTATTTCGCTCAGAATCCGCTTATTCCGCTCAACAAGATCGCCGGAAATGTGAACATCGACGGAGTCAACTTCTTCGGGCGAACAAAGGACTTTTCGGCACTCGGGGCTGAGCGTTCAACGCTCGGTCCATTGGTCGAGGCAGTCGGCCGCGAACGCAGCATGACGCTCGAAGGCGATATGCGGCCTGAGCAGGGGTTTTTCTTCCGCTCGGATCATTTCCCGTTTGCAAAGGTCGGCGTGCCGGCGGTTTCGCTCCGCCACGGAGACGATTTTGTTAAGCCGCTCGAGGGAACGGCGCTCGAATTCTTCAGCAATTACACGGCGAAGTATTATCATCAGCCATCAGATCAATATTACGATTGGTGGGACGCCGCGGCGATGGTACAGAATGCCGAGCTCGGGCTTGCTATCGGACTAAAGATAGCAAACGCTGCAGCGATGCCGCGATATCTTGAAACCGACGAGTTCGCGGACGCCGACAAGAAGCGGATGGCGAAGTAG
- the folE gene encoding GTP cyclohydrolase I FolE — MAKTKKRTVDTAKIAAGVRLMLEGMGEDPDRDGLIKTPERVADFYVELTEGMWQNAKEHIVPLPGDSHDEMVLVKDISIASVCEHHLAPFVGKCHIAYIPKGGRIVGLSKLARIAEIFSRRLQVQERLTQEIANTLFEGLKPLGVMVVIEAEHTCMTLRGVKKPGAITITSAVLGGFRRDPRTRAEAMSLIKG; from the coding sequence ATGGCGAAAACAAAGAAAAGAACGGTGGATACGGCAAAGATCGCAGCGGGCGTTAGATTGATGCTCGAGGGGATGGGCGAAGACCCGGACCGCGACGGGCTCATAAAAACGCCCGAGCGGGTGGCTGATTTTTACGTCGAGCTGACCGAAGGCATGTGGCAGAATGCGAAGGAGCATATCGTCCCGCTGCCCGGCGATTCGCACGACGAGATGGTTCTGGTCAAGGACATTTCGATCGCATCTGTCTGCGAGCATCATCTGGCACCGTTCGTTGGGAAATGCCATATTGCCTATATTCCGAAAGGCGGCCGAATAGTCGGGCTCTCAAAGCTCGCCCGGATCGCCGAGATCTTTTCCCGGCGGCTGCAGGTTCAGGAACGGCTGACGCAAGAGATAGCAAATACGCTGTTCGAGGGGCTGAAACCGCTCGGCGTTATGGTCGTTATCGAGGCCGAACATACTTGCATGACGCTCCGCGGCGTAAAGAAGCCGGGGGCGATCACGATAACATCGGCCGTGCTTGGCGGCTTCCGGCGTGATCCAAGAACTCGTGCCGAGGCGATGTCATTAATTAAGGGGTAA
- the larC gene encoding nickel pincer cofactor biosynthesis protein LarC has protein sequence MRTLYFDCFAGASGNMILGALFDLGLDRDEFERRLSGLRIEGFALKPETVDRSGISSCHVNVIVPEVESHRHLHHIEKIINEAELSDGVKERAIKIFTLLAEAEARVHGTDVTKVHFHEVGALDAIVDIVGACIGIEMLGVEQFASSKLHVGSGFVTMAHGMFPVPPPAVAELLKGKPIYATEIEGELITPTGAAIIAAVCESFGTIPEMSVEATGYGAGTREYKDFPNVLRLMVGEAAEFGKKPAKDHDDLVLMETNVDDSTPQVVGFVMERAFELGALDCWFTPVQMKKNRPGVVISVLSSPENRDALLAMLFSETTTIGIRTLQVARVSLERRFETVSTQFGECRIKIAMRDGRVVNAMPEYEDVRRLALEKDVPFRIVWEAACKAAGEKATAVGA, from the coding sequence ATGCGAACCCTTTATTTTGACTGCTTTGCCGGCGCAAGTGGCAACATGATCCTCGGAGCCTTATTCGACCTTGGACTCGACCGCGATGAGTTCGAGCGCCGTCTTTCCGGGCTCCGGATCGAGGGCTTCGCACTGAAGCCCGAGACGGTCGACCGCTCCGGGATTTCCTCGTGCCACGTAAATGTCATCGTGCCCGAGGTCGAATCGCACCGGCATTTGCACCACATCGAGAAGATAATCAACGAGGCCGAGCTTTCAGATGGCGTAAAAGAACGAGCGATCAAGATCTTCACACTTTTAGCCGAAGCCGAGGCCCGCGTTCACGGCACGGACGTTACAAAGGTACATTTTCATGAGGTCGGAGCTCTCGATGCGATAGTTGATATTGTCGGGGCGTGCATTGGCATTGAGATGTTGGGCGTCGAGCAATTTGCGTCATCGAAGCTCCACGTCGGGAGCGGCTTTGTCACGATGGCCCACGGAATGTTTCCCGTGCCTCCGCCGGCCGTTGCGGAACTTCTTAAAGGCAAGCCGATCTACGCGACCGAGATCGAAGGCGAGTTGATCACACCGACCGGAGCCGCGATCATTGCCGCGGTTTGTGAAAGTTTCGGCACCATCCCCGAAATGTCCGTCGAGGCAACCGGATACGGAGCGGGAACGCGGGAGTATAAGGACTTTCCGAATGTCTTGCGGTTAATGGTCGGCGAAGCGGCCGAGTTCGGAAAGAAGCCCGCGAAAGATCATGATGACCTCGTGCTGATGGAGACGAACGTCGATGATTCGACGCCGCAGGTGGTCGGGTTTGTGATGGAGCGGGCGTTTGAACTCGGTGCCCTCGATTGCTGGTTCACGCCGGTGCAGATGAAGAAGAATCGCCCGGGCGTGGTCATTTCGGTGCTTTCCTCGCCTGAAAACAGGGACGCATTGCTCGCGATGCTTTTTTCTGAGACGACGACGATCGGCATTAGAACTTTACAGGTCGCCCGCGTCAGCCTTGAACGGCGGTTCGAGACTGTCAGCACCCAGTTTGGCGAGTGCCGGATAAAGATCGCTATGCGGGACGGCCGCGTGGTGAATGCGATGCCTGAATACGAGGACGTCCGTCGTTTAGCTTTGGAGAAAGATGTCCCTTTCCGTATCGTATGGGAAGCAGCGTGCAAAGCTGCAGGTGAGAAGGCGACGGCTGTCGGGGCCTAA